A genomic window from Pantoea alhagi includes:
- a CDS encoding YbdD/YjiX family protein, which produces MSELLRAAPALRQMAKIQRCRPLAPSDAPPPQGWRLFWLRLSQSFRLMVGVQDYQNYLRHMRQRHPSAVPMTEKEFHRYCLEARFPAKGGKMGKCPC; this is translated from the coding sequence ATGTCTGAGTTGCTTCGCGCTGCTCCCGCGCTACGTCAAATGGCGAAAATTCAACGCTGCCGTCCGCTGGCTCCCTCAGATGCGCCGCCGCCTCAGGGCTGGCGGCTGTTCTGGCTGCGGCTGTCGCAAAGTTTTCGTTTGATGGTTGGCGTGCAGGATTATCAGAATTATTTGCGCCATATGCGACAGCGGCATCCTTCCGCCGTGCCGATGACGGAAAAAGAGTTTCACCGGTATTGCCTGGAGGCGCGTTTCCCGGCTAAAGGTGGAAAAATGGGAAAATGTCCTTGTTAA
- a CDS encoding carbon starvation CstA family protein codes for MRNVKTGLIWLAVALIGAFAFAMLAINRGEPVNAVWLVVAAVACYSIAYRFYSLFIARNIFELNDSRITPAERYNDGLDYVPTNKWVLFGHHFAAIAGAGPLVGPILAAQMGFLPGTIWILVGVMLAGAVQDFLVLFISTRRDGRSLGEMARQELGAFAGVITMLGALGVMIIILSALALVVVKALADSPWGLFTIAATIPIALLMGIWMRFLRPGKIAEVSLIGFVLMMAAIIYGGDIAQHPYWGPFFTLKGTTLTWVLVGYGFIASVLPVWLLLAPRDYLSTFLKIGVIVGLAVGILFAMPEMKMPAISRFIDGSGPVFSGALFPFLFITIACGAISGFHALVSSGTTPKLVERESHIRFIGYGAMLMESFVAIMALICASVIDPGVYFAMNSPAALIGTTVESASQVINGWGFVVTPEMLTTIARDVGETSVLSRAGGAPTFAVGMAHIITDVFNSRAMMAFWYHFAILFEALFILTAVDAGTRACRFMVQDLAGTLIPGLANNRSWLGNMAGTTVAVAGWGFFVYQGVVDPLGGINTLWPLFGIGNQMLASMALILGTVVLFKMKKQRYAWVTILPTIWLFITSMTAGWQKIFHEKPAIGFLAQAKKFSTAIDNGTVIAPAKSVADMQTIVLSNQINAALCAFFMLVAVTMLISAFFVIRRALKSERPTTHETEPMLRKEVRHV; via the coding sequence ATGAGAAACGTCAAAACCGGTTTGATCTGGTTAGCCGTGGCGTTGATTGGTGCGTTTGCCTTCGCCATGCTGGCGATTAACCGCGGCGAGCCGGTTAACGCCGTCTGGCTGGTGGTGGCTGCCGTGGCCTGCTACAGCATTGCCTATCGCTTTTACAGCCTGTTTATCGCCAGAAATATCTTTGAACTTAATGATAGCCGCATCACGCCCGCCGAACGCTACAACGACGGTCTTGACTATGTGCCCACCAATAAATGGGTGCTGTTCGGTCACCACTTTGCTGCTATTGCCGGCGCGGGTCCGTTGGTTGGCCCGATCCTGGCAGCGCAAATGGGTTTCCTGCCCGGCACCATCTGGATCCTGGTTGGCGTGATGCTGGCGGGCGCGGTGCAGGATTTCCTGGTGCTATTTATCTCTACGCGACGCGATGGCCGTTCGTTGGGTGAAATGGCGCGTCAGGAACTGGGCGCGTTTGCCGGCGTGATTACCATGCTCGGCGCGCTGGGAGTAATGATTATTATCCTGTCGGCGCTGGCGCTGGTGGTGGTAAAAGCGCTGGCTGACAGCCCGTGGGGCCTGTTTACCATCGCCGCGACCATTCCTATCGCCCTGCTGATGGGGATCTGGATGCGCTTTCTGCGCCCGGGCAAAATCGCTGAAGTGTCGCTTATCGGTTTTGTGCTGATGATGGCAGCAATTATTTACGGGGGCGATATTGCGCAGCATCCTTACTGGGGACCCTTCTTTACCCTGAAAGGTACTACGCTGACCTGGGTGCTGGTGGGGTATGGTTTTATCGCCTCGGTACTGCCGGTATGGCTGCTGCTGGCTCCGCGTGACTACCTCTCAACTTTTTTGAAAATTGGCGTTATTGTCGGGCTGGCCGTGGGAATTTTGTTCGCCATGCCTGAAATGAAAATGCCGGCTATTTCGCGCTTTATTGACGGCAGCGGCCCGGTTTTCTCCGGCGCGCTGTTTCCTTTCCTGTTTATTACTATCGCCTGCGGCGCAATTTCCGGCTTCCATGCGCTGGTTTCCAGCGGTACTACGCCGAAGCTGGTCGAGCGTGAAAGTCATATCCGCTTTATCGGCTACGGCGCAATGCTGATGGAATCATTCGTGGCGATCATGGCGCTGATCTGCGCCTCGGTGATTGATCCGGGCGTCTATTTCGCGATGAACTCTCCGGCGGCGCTGATCGGCACCACGGTAGAGAGCGCTTCGCAGGTCATTAACGGCTGGGGGTTTGTGGTAACGCCAGAAATGCTGACCACCATCGCCCGTGACGTAGGCGAGACTTCAGTGCTGTCGCGGGCTGGCGGCGCGCCAACTTTTGCTGTCGGCATGGCGCATATTATTACCGACGTCTTTAACAGTCGCGCCATGATGGCGTTCTGGTATCACTTCGCCATTCTGTTTGAAGCGCTGTTTATCCTTACTGCGGTCGATGCCGGGACGCGCGCCTGTCGCTTTATGGTGCAGGACCTGGCAGGTACGCTGATCCCGGGCTTAGCCAATAACCGCTCCTGGCTGGGCAATATGGCGGGCACCACGGTCGCGGTCGCAGGCTGGGGCTTCTTTGTGTATCAGGGCGTGGTCGATCCGTTAGGCGGTATCAACACTCTGTGGCCGTTGTTTGGCATCGGCAACCAGATGCTGGCCTCAATGGCGCTGATCCTCGGCACCGTGGTACTGTTTAAAATGAAAAAGCAGCGCTATGCCTGGGTTACAATTTTGCCAACCATCTGGCTATTTATTACCTCGATGACGGCGGGCTGGCAAAAGATTTTCCATGAAAAACCTGCCATCGGTTTTCTGGCGCAGGCGAAAAAATTCAGTACGGCTATTGATAACGGCACCGTTATCGCCCCGGCAAAAAGCGTGGCGGATATGCAAACCATTGTGCTCAGCAATCAGATCAACGCCGCCCTGTGCGCCTTCTTTATGCTGGTTGCGGTAACCATGCTGATTTCCGCCTTTTTCGTGATCCGCCGCGCGTTGAAAAGCGAGCGTCCTACCACGCATGAAACTGAGCCGATGCTGCGTAAGGAGGTTCGTCATGTCTGA
- a CDS encoding exoribonuclease II, with translation MFQDNPLLAQLKEKLHAQTPRVEGVVKGTEKGFGFLEVDAQKSYFIPPPQMKKVMAGDRVIAAVQTDKDREIAEPETLVEPFLTRFVGRVQKKDDRLSIVPDHPLIKDAIPCRPVRSLQHDFQAGDWAVAEMRRHPLKGDRGFYAELTEFITTGDDHLAPWWVTLSRHNLEREAPAETFSDMLDEKLEREDLTALNFVTIDSASTEDMDDALYVEELADNALRLTIAIADPTAYVPAGSKLDAIAAERAFTNYLPGFNIPMLPRELSDNVCSLRPNERRPALACRVTVGQDGSLSDIVFFAAWVESKAKLVYDEVSDWLENKGEWQPGNEAIAQQIRLLHRVCLSRVEWRQQHALVFKDRPDYRFLLGEKGEVLDIIAEPRRIANRIVEEAMIAANICAAMVLRDKLGFGIYNVHLGFDVTNAEQAAAVLANHGVTADAAAMATLEGFIQLRRELDAQPTQFLDSRIRRFQSFAEISTEPGPHFGLGLEAYATWTSPIRKYGDMVNHRLLKAIVRGESASRPNDDVTLKMGERRRLNRMAERDVGDWLYARFLNKAAGTDTRFSAEIIDVSRGGMRVRLLDNGAVAFIPAPFIHAVRDELVCSQENGTVQIKGEVVYRVTDVIEVTIAEVRMETRNIVARPAA, from the coding sequence ATGTTCCAGGATAATCCGCTGCTTGCGCAGCTTAAAGAGAAGCTCCACGCCCAGACACCGCGTGTGGAAGGGGTGGTAAAAGGCACCGAGAAAGGTTTCGGTTTCTTAGAAGTAGACGCGCAGAAAAGCTACTTTATTCCGCCGCCGCAGATGAAAAAAGTGATGGCCGGTGACCGCGTCATCGCTGCGGTACAAACCGATAAAGATCGTGAAATTGCCGAACCGGAAACGCTGGTTGAGCCGTTCCTGACGCGCTTTGTTGGCCGGGTGCAGAAAAAAGATGACCGCCTTTCTATTGTTCCCGATCATCCTCTGATTAAAGATGCCATTCCCTGCCGTCCGGTACGCAGCCTGCAACATGACTTTCAGGCCGGTGACTGGGCCGTGGCGGAAATGCGCCGCCATCCGCTGAAAGGCGACCGTGGCTTTTATGCTGAACTCACTGAATTTATCACCACCGGCGACGACCATCTGGCACCGTGGTGGGTGACACTGTCACGCCACAATCTTGAGCGTGAAGCCCCGGCGGAAACGTTCAGCGACATGCTGGATGAAAAGCTGGAGCGTGAAGATTTGACTGCGCTGAATTTCGTGACGATTGACAGCGCCAGCACCGAAGATATGGATGATGCGTTGTATGTTGAAGAGCTGGCGGATAATGCGCTGCGCCTGACCATCGCCATCGCCGATCCCACCGCTTATGTGCCTGCCGGCAGCAAGCTGGATGCTATCGCCGCCGAGCGCGCTTTTACTAACTATCTGCCGGGCTTCAATATCCCGATGCTGCCGCGCGAGCTCTCCGATAATGTCTGCTCGCTGCGCCCGAATGAGCGTCGTCCGGCGCTGGCCTGCCGCGTTACCGTTGGCCAGGACGGCTCGCTCTCTGACATCGTCTTCTTTGCCGCCTGGGTCGAATCTAAAGCCAAGCTGGTGTATGACGAGGTCTCCGACTGGCTGGAAAACAAAGGCGAATGGCAGCCTGGCAACGAAGCGATTGCTCAGCAGATTCGTTTACTGCATCGTGTTTGCCTCTCCCGTGTGGAATGGCGTCAGCAACATGCGCTGGTGTTTAAAGATCGCCCTGATTACCGCTTCCTGCTGGGCGAGAAAGGCGAAGTGCTGGACATTATTGCCGAACCGCGCCGTATCGCTAACCGCATTGTTGAAGAGGCGATGATCGCCGCTAATATCTGTGCGGCCATGGTGCTGCGCGATAAGCTTGGCTTTGGCATCTATAACGTGCATCTGGGCTTTGATGTTACTAATGCCGAGCAGGCCGCTGCCGTGCTGGCTAATCACGGCGTGACCGCTGATGCTGCTGCGATGGCGACGCTGGAAGGATTTATTCAGCTGCGACGCGAGCTGGATGCGCAGCCAACTCAGTTCCTTGATAGTCGTATCCGTCGTTTTCAGTCCTTTGCCGAAATCAGCACCGAGCCAGGCCCACACTTTGGTCTTGGCCTGGAAGCGTATGCCACCTGGACCTCCCCGATTCGTAAGTATGGCGATATGGTTAACCATCGTCTGCTGAAAGCGATCGTGCGTGGTGAAAGCGCCTCACGCCCGAATGATGACGTGACGCTGAAAATGGGCGAGCGTCGTCGTCTGAACCGCATGGCGGAACGCGATGTGGGCGACTGGCTGTATGCCCGCTTCCTGAACAAAGCGGCCGGTACCGATACCCGCTTCAGCGCAGAAATCATTGATGTTTCTCGTGGCGGTATGCGCGTACGCCTGCTGGATAACGGCGCCGTGGCCTTTATCCCGGCACCTTTTATCCATGCGGTGCGTGATGAACTGGTGTGCAGCCAGGAAAACGGCACGGTACAGATCAAAGGCGAAGTGGTCTATCGCGTTACCGATGTGATTGAAGTAACCATTGCTGAAGTTCGCATGGAAACACGCAATATCGTGGCGCGTCCTGCTGCCTGA
- a CDS encoding FdhF/YdeP family oxidoreductase — MKFKSQIKPYQAAAGGWGSLEATTRFVIDSKQALKNMRNLMRMNKAKGFDCPGCAWGDDNKSTFSFCENGAKAVTWEATRRFVDAEFFATHSVSTLYQQSDYFLEYQGRLTEPLRYNRLTDHYEPISWENAFSLIAQHIHAMDNPNQMELYTSGRASNEASWLYQLFGRMVGTNNFPDCSNMCHEASGSGLKRSIGVGKGTIRLDDFDHADAIFVFGQNPGTNHPRMLHSLRHAADRGAKIVTFNTLRERGLERFADPQKPLEVVTSKAGTISSTYYQPNLGGDMAAVRGMVKALAETHRARIAAGEKGLFDEAFINAATQGVEDYLAAVDATSWEKIEQQSGLSEQQLREAAAIYQSADRVICTWAMGITQHKHSVDTVREIVNLQLLFGQLGKKGAGLCPVRGHSNVQGNRTMGIDEKPTQAFLDAMAQHFGFEPPREPGHNTVQALEAMLRDEIKVLIALGGNLAAAAPDSPRTEEAMQRCGLTVHISTKLNRSHLVPGQESLILPTLGRTEQDMQATGSQFITVEDSFSMVHASEGVGKPLAETQRSETAIVAGIANAVLGNARVDWLALAADYNKIRDHIAATIPGFADFNQKCEQPGGFYLGNAAAELRFNTPGGKAHFSAAALPTSLFPQLGDVKVPFTLQSLRSHDQYNTTIYGLDDRYRGVYGQREVLFINPEDMRELGYEAGQNVDIETLWNDGITRRVSGFKLVPYNIPRGNLAAYYPETNPLVPLSSFGDGSGTPTSKSVPVKISLSADVVTQRIA, encoded by the coding sequence ATGAAATTTAAATCACAAATTAAGCCATACCAGGCCGCGGCGGGCGGCTGGGGCTCACTTGAAGCCACCACCCGTTTCGTTATTGACAGCAAACAAGCACTGAAAAACATGCGCAACCTGATGCGCATGAACAAAGCCAAAGGTTTTGACTGCCCGGGCTGTGCCTGGGGCGACGATAACAAAAGCACCTTCAGTTTCTGTGAGAACGGCGCGAAAGCGGTGACGTGGGAAGCTACGCGCCGCTTTGTCGACGCTGAGTTTTTTGCCACGCACAGCGTCAGCACGCTTTACCAGCAGAGCGACTATTTCCTGGAGTATCAGGGACGTCTGACCGAGCCGCTGCGCTATAACCGCCTGACCGATCACTATGAACCGATCAGTTGGGAAAATGCGTTCTCGCTGATTGCTCAGCATATTCACGCCATGGACAATCCCAATCAGATGGAGCTTTACACCTCAGGCCGCGCCAGCAATGAAGCCTCATGGCTTTATCAGCTGTTTGGTCGCATGGTGGGCACCAATAACTTCCCTGATTGCTCCAATATGTGTCATGAAGCGAGCGGCAGCGGCCTGAAGCGCAGCATTGGCGTGGGTAAAGGCACTATTCGCCTGGATGATTTCGATCATGCGGACGCTATTTTTGTCTTTGGCCAGAACCCGGGCACCAACCATCCGCGTATGCTGCACAGCCTGCGTCATGCCGCCGATCGCGGGGCCAAAATCGTGACCTTTAATACCCTGCGCGAGCGTGGTCTTGAGCGTTTTGCCGATCCGCAGAAGCCGCTGGAAGTGGTGACATCAAAAGCGGGTACCATCAGCTCCACCTATTATCAGCCAAATCTTGGCGGTGATATGGCTGCGGTACGCGGTATGGTTAAAGCGCTGGCGGAAACTCACCGTGCCCGTATCGCCGCAGGTGAAAAAGGCCTGTTTGACGAAGCCTTTATCAATGCGGCTACGCAGGGCGTGGAAGATTACCTGGCAGCGGTAGATGCCACCAGCTGGGAAAAGATTGAGCAGCAGTCCGGCCTGAGCGAGCAGCAGCTGCGTGAAGCAGCAGCGATTTACCAGAGCGCCGACCGCGTTATCTGTACCTGGGCGATGGGCATCACCCAACATAAGCACTCTGTGGATACGGTACGTGAAATCGTTAACCTGCAGCTGCTGTTTGGCCAACTGGGCAAGAAAGGTGCCGGTCTCTGTCCAGTGCGCGGTCACAGCAATGTGCAGGGCAACCGCACCATGGGTATTGATGAGAAACCGACGCAGGCCTTCCTGGATGCGATGGCGCAGCATTTTGGTTTTGAGCCGCCGCGCGAGCCTGGTCATAACACAGTACAGGCGCTGGAAGCGATGCTGCGCGATGAGATCAAAGTGCTGATCGCGCTGGGTGGCAACCTTGCCGCTGCCGCACCGGATAGCCCGCGTACGGAAGAAGCGATGCAGCGCTGCGGTCTGACGGTACATATCAGTACCAAACTGAACCGTAGCCATCTGGTGCCGGGTCAGGAGAGCCTGATTCTGCCAACGCTGGGTCGTACTGAGCAGGATATGCAGGCCACCGGCTCACAGTTTATTACCGTGGAAGATTCATTCAGTATGGTGCACGCGTCTGAAGGCGTGGGTAAACCGCTGGCTGAGACGCAGCGTTCAGAAACCGCCATCGTCGCGGGCATTGCAAATGCAGTGCTTGGCAACGCCAGGGTTGACTGGCTGGCGCTGGCGGCAGATTACAATAAAATCCGCGATCATATTGCTGCCACTATTCCCGGTTTTGCCGACTTTAATCAGAAGTGCGAGCAGCCTGGCGGCTTCTATTTAGGCAACGCCGCAGCCGAGCTGCGTTTTAATACGCCTGGCGGTAAAGCACACTTTAGCGCGGCAGCCTTGCCCACCTCGCTGTTCCCACAGCTGGGCGATGTGAAAGTGCCGTTTACGCTTCAGTCCCTGCGATCACACGATCAGTACAACACCACCATTTATGGTCTTGATGACCGTTATCGTGGCGTTTATGGTCAGCGTGAAGTGCTGTTCATTAACCCGGAAGATATGCGCGAACTGGGTTATGAAGCCGGGCAAAACGTGGATATCGAAACCCTGTGGAACGACGGAATTACCCGCCGGGTCAGCGGCTTTAAGCTGGTGCCTTACAATATTCCACGTGGAAACCTTGCCGCCTATTACCCGGAAACCAACCCGCTGGTGCCCCTCTCCAGTTTTGGTGACGGCAGCGGCACGCCGACGTCAAAATCGGTACCGGTAAAAATTTCTTTGTCAGCCGACGTGGTCACGCAGCGTATTGCCTGA
- a CDS encoding PTS transporter subunit EIIC encodes MKDFTSKVHAFGKALMMPISVIAAAGIFLGVAAAMQNPAITGDAFANMHTPQLIIGFIRKVAGALFANLPVFFAVASAIGLAKAEKPTAAFAAVIGFIAMHVGISATLAARGLTAQTTTPEALQQAGMDQTTAMMTSAEYIEMLGIFTFNMSVLGGVIAGLLTVMLHNRFYTQQLPTAISFFGGRRFVPIVTVVVLPLVGVLLAMIWPGIGAGIAWVGEFIGKSGQYGAFLLGTCERLLIPTGLHHILNETVRFTPIGGIATVDNQTIVGALNIFNTSLTHPGTIPDETVREATQFLAQGKIPVMMFGLPAAALAIYHTARPEHKQRVKALVLAGALTSFTTGITEPLEFCFIFVSPVLYIMHALLTGLSFMLMSMLHLMIGNVQGGAIDLVVFGILGGGKTHWWWTLVLGAIYAPLYYYGFKFVIKRMNVETPGRESEEQEAPAQVVSANERTKTIISGLGGEGNIEEVDCCFTRLRVRVKNMKEVVDQTLMTTGANGVNRVSDHDVQVIYGPQVEKIANEVKTALGVA; translated from the coding sequence ATGAAAGATTTTACCAGTAAGGTTCATGCGTTCGGCAAAGCATTGATGATGCCTATTTCAGTAATAGCCGCAGCCGGTATTTTTCTTGGCGTTGCTGCGGCAATGCAAAATCCTGCTATCACCGGCGATGCTTTCGCCAATATGCACACGCCTCAACTTATTATCGGTTTTATTCGCAAAGTCGCGGGCGCGCTGTTTGCCAATCTGCCGGTATTTTTCGCCGTTGCCAGCGCCATTGGCCTGGCAAAAGCAGAAAAGCCCACGGCGGCTTTCGCAGCGGTGATTGGATTTATCGCTATGCATGTGGGGATCAGTGCCACGCTGGCAGCCAGAGGGCTGACGGCGCAAACCACCACGCCGGAAGCGCTGCAGCAGGCCGGAATGGATCAAACCACAGCCATGATGACCTCAGCGGAATATATCGAAATGCTGGGCATCTTTACCTTTAACATGAGCGTGCTGGGCGGCGTCATTGCCGGTCTGCTGACGGTTATGTTGCATAATCGTTTTTATACCCAGCAACTGCCGACGGCGATCAGCTTTTTTGGCGGACGACGCTTTGTTCCGATTGTGACAGTAGTGGTATTGCCGCTGGTGGGCGTGCTGCTGGCGATGATCTGGCCTGGCATCGGCGCAGGCATCGCCTGGGTGGGTGAATTTATTGGCAAGAGCGGTCAGTATGGCGCGTTTCTGCTGGGCACCTGTGAACGGCTGCTGATCCCAACCGGACTGCATCATATCCTCAATGAAACCGTGCGCTTTACGCCGATTGGCGGTATCGCTACCGTAGATAATCAGACCATTGTCGGCGCACTGAACATTTTCAACACCTCGCTAACTCATCCGGGCACCATTCCTGACGAGACCGTGCGTGAGGCGACGCAGTTCCTGGCGCAGGGCAAGATCCCGGTAATGATGTTTGGCCTGCCGGCGGCGGCGCTGGCGATATACCATACCGCACGACCGGAACATAAACAGCGCGTTAAGGCGCTGGTGCTGGCCGGGGCATTGACCTCCTTTACCACCGGTATTACCGAACCGCTGGAGTTCTGTTTTATCTTTGTTTCGCCGGTGCTTTATATCATGCATGCGCTGTTAACCGGCCTCTCGTTTATGTTGATGTCGATGCTGCATCTGATGATTGGCAACGTGCAGGGCGGGGCTATTGATTTGGTGGTATTTGGTATTCTCGGCGGTGGAAAAACTCATTGGTGGTGGACGCTGGTGCTGGGGGCAATTTATGCGCCGCTTTATTACTATGGATTCAAATTTGTCATCAAACGCATGAATGTGGAAACCCCTGGGCGTGAATCAGAAGAGCAGGAAGCGCCAGCACAGGTCGTTAGCGCCAACGAGCGGACCAAAACAATCATCAGCGGGCTGGGCGGTGAAGGAAATATTGAAGAGGTTGACTGCTGTTTTACCCGTCTGCGCGTGCGGGTGAAAAATATGAAAGAGGTGGTCGATCAAACCCTGATGACCACCGGTGCCAACGGCGTTAACCGGGTCAGCGATCATGACGTGCAGGTAATTTATGGCCCGCAGGTAGAAAAAATTGCTAACGAAGTGAAAACCGCATTAGGCGTAGCCTGA
- a CDS encoding chemotaxis protein: protein MDNFQKDIDERANLALSNKFELLLFRLGSSLEGEKAELFGINVFKLREIVPMPTITKAAGMQSPLLGMANIREQIIPVIDLAAVAGCKPATGLNLLLVTEYARSTQAFAVESVDNIVRLDWSQVHTAESGVSSRNITSIACLDNDDQTTSLAMVLDVEQILYDIVPSVRDAAPKEITQRTFKFKPGAVVIVAEDSKVARTMLEHGLQTMGIPAIMHNTGLEAWEKIKMIAREAQAAGQHISERIAMVLTDLEMPEMDGFTLTRNIKRDETLKKIPVVIHSSLSGSANEEHVRKVGADGYVAKFEINELSEAIQAALDKVAG from the coding sequence ATGGATAATTTCCAGAAAGATATTGATGAGAGAGCGAATCTCGCCTTATCTAATAAATTTGAACTGTTATTATTTCGGCTGGGGTCTTCTCTGGAAGGCGAAAAAGCTGAGCTGTTTGGCATTAACGTATTTAAGCTGCGTGAAATCGTCCCGATGCCTACCATTACCAAAGCGGCAGGCATGCAATCTCCTCTGCTGGGCATGGCCAATATCCGCGAGCAAATCATTCCCGTCATCGATCTGGCGGCCGTTGCGGGCTGTAAACCGGCGACCGGGCTTAATCTGCTGCTGGTAACGGAATATGCCCGCAGTACGCAGGCTTTTGCCGTCGAGTCGGTTGATAATATCGTGCGTCTCGACTGGAGCCAGGTGCACACCGCTGAGTCTGGCGTGAGCAGCCGCAATATCACCAGTATCGCCTGTCTGGATAATGACGATCAGACTACCAGCCTCGCCATGGTGCTGGACGTTGAACAGATCCTTTATGACATCGTGCCTTCAGTACGCGACGCCGCGCCGAAAGAAATCACCCAGCGCACCTTCAAATTCAAGCCGGGCGCGGTAGTTATCGTCGCGGAAGATTCAAAAGTGGCGCGTACCATGCTGGAACACGGGCTGCAAACCATGGGCATTCCGGCGATTATGCACAACACCGGTCTGGAAGCCTGGGAGAAAATCAAGATGATTGCGCGTGAAGCGCAGGCGGCAGGGCAGCATATCAGCGAGCGCATCGCGATGGTGCTGACCGATCTGGAGATGCCGGAGATGGATGGTTTTACTTTGACGCGTAATATCAAACGCGACGAGACCCTGAAAAAAATTCCGGTAGTGATCCATTCTTCGCTCTCAGGCAGCGCCAATGAAGAACATGTGCGTAAAGTCGGAGCCGATGGCTATGTGGCTAAATTTGAAATCAACGAGCTTTCCGAGGCGATTCAGGCGGCGCTGGACAAAGTAGCTGGCTAA
- a CDS encoding LysR family transcriptional regulator codes for MDIKQLIYLCNLERERHFGRAAEASFVSQPTLSMRLKNLERELGLSLINRSNNFDGFTAEGERVLAWAREIVSVYQGLKLEVESLKHGVNGTLRIGVVPQCSVSLPLLLKMVSDRYPQLDYRVAVLSADQLLEALNSHTVDVGIGFFELATLRELHFQAESLTDNGVELVYHPAHFPQLDNYHSLRLEDIAALPLCLAEPTRYFRRYLDASFREAGLTQRVILESTSIFQLLQGVQVGLGCLISPVGHLLPDMNPDLHSRPLAIAPMARHAAVVVAEPGRATPLAQHFFDEVRRILSAG; via the coding sequence ATGGATATCAAGCAACTCATTTATCTTTGCAATCTGGAGCGTGAGCGCCATTTTGGGCGTGCGGCGGAGGCCAGCTTTGTTAGCCAGCCAACGCTGTCGATGCGGCTAAAAAACCTGGAGCGTGAGCTGGGCTTGTCGTTGATCAACCGCAGCAATAACTTCGATGGGTTTACCGCAGAAGGTGAAAGGGTGCTGGCCTGGGCGCGGGAAATCGTGTCGGTTTATCAGGGACTTAAACTGGAAGTAGAATCGCTTAAGCATGGCGTCAATGGCACATTGCGCATCGGCGTGGTGCCTCAGTGCAGCGTGTCGCTGCCGCTGCTGCTAAAAATGGTTAGCGATCGCTATCCGCAACTTGATTATCGCGTCGCGGTGCTCAGCGCCGATCAGCTGCTTGAGGCGCTGAACAGTCACACTGTAGATGTGGGTATCGGTTTTTTTGAGCTGGCAACGCTGCGTGAACTGCATTTCCAGGCGGAATCCTTAACGGATAACGGCGTAGAACTGGTGTATCATCCGGCGCATTTTCCGCAGCTGGACAATTATCACAGCCTGCGCCTGGAAGATATTGCCGCTCTGCCGCTCTGCCTGGCAGAGCCTACGCGCTATTTCCGGCGCTACCTGGACGCCAGCTTTCGCGAGGCTGGCTTAACCCAACGCGTGATCCTGGAAAGCACCTCAATTTTTCAGCTGCTGCAGGGTGTGCAGGTGGGGTTAGGCTGCCTGATTTCACCGGTAGGACATTTGTTACCTGATATGAATCCGGATCTGCACAGTCGTCCGCTGGCCATTGCGCCCATGGCGCGCCATGCTGCGGTGGTGGTTGCAGAGCCCGGGCGTGCCACACCGCTGGCGCAGCACTTTTTCGATGAAGTGCGGCGTATCCTGAGCGCAGGCTAA